One Prosthecodimorpha staleyi DNA window includes the following coding sequences:
- a CDS encoding ABC-F family ATP-binding cassette domain-containing protein produces MAAPLLTLRDIHLSFGGPRLLEGAELSVFDGDRICLVGRNGSGKSTLLKVAAGLIEADRGERVVNQATTVRYLPQEPDLSAYPSVLAYVEEGLGPADDAYRARYLVEELGLTGEEDPKRLSGGEARRAALARALAPEPDVLLLDEPTNHLDLPAIEWLEAELKSLRSALVLISHDRAFLTALSRSTVWIDRGTARRMERGFAHFEAWRDDLLAEEERDAQKLDRKIVAEEHWVRYGVTARRKRNVRRMAELSELRRRRKEARRPVGDVKMTVSEADASGKLVIEAEGIAKAFAGRSVVEPFSIRIGRGDRVGLIGPNGAGKTTLVKMLTGTLPPDSGTVRLGVGLEMVTLDQKREGLDPSASLREALTEGRGDTLTIGGQPKHVMSYMKDFLFGAEQAGTPVSVLSGGERGRLMLARALAKPSNLIVLDEPTNDLDLETLDLLEEMLADYPGTVILVSHDRDFLDRIATSVVVSDGDGRWLEYAGGYSDMVAQRGYGVKARRITPPPGEAATATAAAPKPAGAAPQAARRKLSFNESHALKTLPATIEKLGGEIATLQAAMADPDLYAKNPKRFAETAAKLDRAQAALAAAEDEWLRLEMLREEIGG; encoded by the coding sequence ATGGCAGCCCCCCTTCTCACACTCCGCGACATCCATCTCTCCTTCGGCGGTCCGCGCCTGCTCGAAGGTGCCGAACTCTCCGTCTTCGACGGCGACCGCATCTGCCTCGTCGGCCGCAACGGCTCGGGCAAGTCGACGTTGCTCAAGGTCGCCGCCGGACTGATCGAGGCCGACCGCGGCGAGCGCGTCGTCAACCAGGCGACGACCGTGCGCTACCTGCCGCAGGAGCCCGATCTGTCGGCCTATCCGAGCGTGCTCGCCTATGTCGAGGAGGGCCTGGGACCGGCCGACGACGCCTACCGGGCGCGCTATCTGGTCGAGGAACTGGGCCTGACCGGCGAGGAGGACCCGAAGCGGCTTTCCGGCGGCGAGGCGCGCCGGGCCGCGCTCGCCCGCGCGCTGGCGCCGGAGCCCGACGTGCTGCTGCTCGACGAGCCGACCAACCATCTCGACCTGCCGGCGATCGAATGGCTGGAGGCGGAACTGAAGTCGCTGCGCTCGGCGCTGGTGCTGATCAGCCACGACCGCGCCTTCCTGACCGCGCTCAGCCGCTCGACGGTGTGGATCGACCGCGGCACCGCCCGGCGCATGGAGCGCGGCTTCGCCCATTTCGAGGCCTGGCGCGACGACCTGCTGGCCGAGGAGGAGCGCGACGCGCAGAAGCTCGACCGCAAGATCGTCGCCGAGGAGCATTGGGTGCGCTACGGCGTCACCGCCCGGCGCAAGCGCAACGTCCGCCGCATGGCGGAACTGTCGGAACTGCGCCGCCGCCGCAAGGAGGCGCGCCGGCCGGTCGGCGACGTGAAGATGACGGTCAGTGAGGCGGACGCCTCCGGCAAGCTGGTCATCGAGGCCGAGGGCATCGCCAAGGCCTTTGCCGGACGGAGCGTGGTCGAGCCCTTCTCGATTCGCATCGGGCGCGGCGACCGGGTCGGCCTGATCGGTCCGAACGGCGCCGGCAAGACCACCCTGGTCAAGATGCTGACCGGCACGCTGCCCCCCGATTCCGGCACCGTGCGCCTCGGCGTCGGCCTGGAGATGGTCACGCTCGACCAGAAGCGCGAGGGCCTCGACCCGTCCGCCTCGCTGCGCGAGGCCCTGACCGAGGGTCGCGGCGACACGCTGACCATCGGCGGCCAGCCCAAGCATGTCATGAGCTACATGAAGGACTTCCTGTTCGGCGCCGAACAGGCCGGCACGCCGGTCTCGGTCCTGTCGGGCGGCGAGCGCGGCCGGCTGATGCTGGCGCGCGCACTGGCCAAGCCGTCGAACCTGATCGTGCTCGACGAACCGACCAACGACCTCGATCTCGAAACGCTCGACCTGCTCGAGGAGATGCTGGCCGACTATCCCGGCACCGTCATCCTGGTCAGCCACGACCGCGACTTCCTCGACCGCATCGCCACCTCGGTGGTGGTCTCCGACGGCGACGGCCGCTGGCTCGAATATGCCGGCGGCTATTCCGACATGGTCGCCCAGCGCGGCTACGGCGTGAAGGCGCGTCGCATCACGCCGCCGCCGGGCGAGGCGGCGACCGCGACCGCAGCCGCACCGAAGCCAGCGGGCGCAGCCCCGCAGGCCGCCCGGCGCAAGCTCAGCTTCAACGAGAGCCACGCGCTGAAGACCCTGCCGGCGACGATCGAAAAGCTCGGCGGCGAGATCGCCACCCTGCAGGCCGCGATGGCCGATCCCGATCTCTACGCCAAGAACCCGAAGCGCTTCGCCGAGACCGCCGCCAAGCTCGACAGGGCCCAGGCCGCGCTGGCCGCCGCCGAAGACGAATGGCTGCGCCTGGAGATGCTGCGCGAGGAGATCGGCGGGTAG
- a CDS encoding type III secretion system chaperone yields MSIETFKSLLTAFGDGIGLPGLEPDEEGYVALGFDDLPVHLQYEADEDVVVAFCKIGTIDEDRREGILAWLLGANLFWQATRGATIAIDPVEDSVFVQQRLELERTEAGRFEGWLGTFVDVAEHWKGRLAAVNAGEPIDADSTPGPTAGDADIQILV; encoded by the coding sequence ATGTCCATCGAGACCTTCAAGAGCCTCCTCACCGCTTTCGGCGACGGCATCGGTCTGCCCGGGCTGGAGCCCGACGAGGAGGGCTATGTCGCGCTCGGCTTCGACGACCTGCCGGTGCATCTGCAGTACGAGGCGGACGAGGACGTGGTCGTCGCCTTCTGCAAGATCGGCACGATCGACGAGGACCGCCGCGAGGGCATCCTGGCCTGGCTGCTGGGTGCCAACCTGTTCTGGCAGGCGACGCGCGGCGCGACGATCGCGATCGACCCGGTCGAGGACAGCGTGTTCGTGCAGCAGCGCCTGGAGCTGGAGCGCACCGAGGCGGGGCGCTTCGAGGGCTGGCTCGGCACCTTCGTCGACGTGGCCGAGCACTGGAAGGGCCGCCTTGCCGCCGTCAATGCCGGCGAGCCGATCGATGCGGACTCGACGCCCGGCCCGACGGCCGGCGACGCCGATATCCAGATCCTGGTCTGA
- the fhuF gene encoding siderophore-iron reductase FhuF has protein sequence MARPMGTADIGGCFTGTLARFAGTIRTDDGGPGLAADRLLDPDTVRDLIERYAASLPGADPRAIVSMWSQWHCAAVVTPAVVACVIARHRLPVALEDCRLALHDNGCTAAVLVPAAAPGMAAAERVPEDRIPEDRIPDDRSGSAPVGTRRHSGFGDLLDGHLAPLIAFIAREFAVSPKLLWTNAAASFAWTLQQCAARPEADSAALSEAEGRLTLAEAWPTGRNPFAGALRPSPFVPLEQCSRRVCCLRYLLPGWADCGSFCPLPARDRPAGAADNPAGDP, from the coding sequence GTGGCGAGACCGATGGGCACGGCTGATATCGGCGGCTGCTTCACCGGCACGCTCGCCCGTTTCGCTGGGACCATCCGGACCGACGACGGCGGCCCGGGTCTGGCGGCGGATCGGCTGCTCGACCCGGACACCGTCCGCGACCTGATCGAGCGCTATGCGGCGAGCCTGCCCGGCGCCGATCCGCGGGCGATCGTTTCCATGTGGAGCCAATGGCATTGTGCGGCCGTGGTCACCCCGGCTGTCGTCGCCTGCGTGATCGCCCGACACCGGCTGCCGGTCGCCCTGGAGGATTGCCGGCTCGCGCTGCACGACAACGGCTGCACGGCGGCCGTGCTGGTGCCGGCCGCCGCGCCCGGCATGGCCGCAGCCGAGCGGGTGCCGGAGGACCGGATACCCGAGGACCGGATACCCGACGACCGGTCCGGCTCCGCGCCCGTCGGGACCCGGCGGCATTCCGGCTTCGGCGATCTGCTCGACGGCCATCTGGCGCCGTTGATCGCCTTCATCGCGCGGGAATTTGCGGTTTCGCCCAAGCTCCTCTGGACCAACGCGGCGGCCAGCTTCGCCTGGACCCTGCAGCAATGCGCCGCCCGGCCCGAAGCCGACAGTGCCGCCCTGTCCGAGGCCGAAGGACGACTGACCCTGGCGGAGGCCTGGCCGACCGGCCGCAATCCCTTTGCCGGTGCGCTGAGGCCCTCCCCTTTCGTTCCGCTTGAACAGTGCAGCCGCCGCGTCTGCTGCCTGCGCTACCTGCTGCCGGGCTGGGCGGATTGCGGCAGCTTCTGTCCCTTGCCGGCGCGCGACCGACCGGCCGGGGCCGCGGACAACCCGGCGGGCGACCCGTAA
- a CDS encoding patatin-like phospholipase family protein, translating to MSFSELRDEPDELRPEIGLCLSGGGYRAMVFHVGALWRLNEAGLLRKIRRISSVSGGSITAAYLGLLWNELNFDGAGRARSYDKVVEGIRRMASTSIDAGAILGGIFLPGTISDRVARAYAKTLFGEATLQDLPDDGDGQTPRFVINATNVQSAVLWRFSRPYMGDYRVGLIRNPTVSLATAVAASSAFPPMLSPLELDIDAAFEPDDKADLTGPEFRRRVMLSDGGVYDNLGLETVFKSYETVLVSDAGQKVAPEPDPATDWARHAVRILDVVDNQVRSLRKRALIAAYLSKARTGTYWGIRTHFADYKLQDDPLGCAGRDPTPLAEVPTRLSAMDDATQEKLVNWGYAVTDAALRRHFDADLQARFGVVIGAPEGFPYPGGY from the coding sequence ATGTCCTTTTCGGAACTCAGGGACGAACCGGACGAATTGCGTCCAGAAATCGGGCTTTGCCTCTCGGGTGGTGGCTACCGGGCCATGGTGTTCCATGTCGGCGCGCTCTGGCGGCTGAACGAAGCCGGGCTGCTGCGCAAGATCCGGCGGATTTCTAGCGTCTCCGGCGGCTCGATCACGGCGGCCTATCTGGGCCTCCTCTGGAACGAATTGAATTTCGACGGCGCCGGCCGGGCGCGGTCCTACGACAAAGTGGTCGAAGGCATCCGGCGCATGGCCTCGACCAGCATCGACGCCGGGGCGATCCTCGGCGGCATCTTCCTGCCGGGGACGATCAGCGACCGGGTCGCCCGCGCCTACGCCAAGACGTTGTTCGGCGAGGCGACCTTGCAGGACCTTCCCGACGACGGCGACGGCCAGACGCCGCGCTTCGTGATCAACGCAACCAATGTCCAGTCGGCGGTGCTGTGGCGCTTCTCGCGGCCCTATATGGGCGACTATCGGGTCGGCCTGATCCGCAACCCGACCGTCTCGCTGGCCACCGCGGTCGCGGCCTCGTCCGCCTTCCCGCCCATGCTGTCGCCGCTCGAACTGGACATCGACGCCGCCTTCGAGCCGGACGACAAGGCCGATCTGACGGGACCCGAGTTCCGCCGGCGCGTCATGCTGAGCGACGGCGGCGTCTACGACAATCTCGGGCTGGAGACGGTCTTCAAGTCCTACGAAACGGTGCTGGTCAGCGATGCCGGACAGAAGGTCGCCCCGGAGCCGGATCCGGCGACCGACTGGGCGCGGCACGCGGTCCGCATCCTCGATGTCGTCGACAATCAGGTGCGCAGCCTGCGCAAGCGCGCCCTGATCGCCGCCTACCTGTCGAAGGCGCGGACCGGCACCTATTGGGGCATCCGGACGCATTTCGCGGATTACAAGCTCCAGGACGACCCGCTCGGCTGCGCCGGGCGCGATCCGACCCCGCTCGCCGAGGTGCCGACCCGGCTCAGCGCGATGGATGACGCGACCCAGGAGAAGCTGGTCAACTGGGGCTATGCGGTCACCGATGCCGCCTTGCGCCGGCATTTCGATGCCGACCTGCAGGCCCGGTTCGGCGTCGTGATCGGCGCGCCCGAGGGCTTCCCCTATCCCGGAGGCTACTGA
- a CDS encoding MFS transporter, with protein MSAVAAADDAPPAARPAARLLIGLGGLYVAQSVIGGVVFTGLPAVMRQNGASLGDIAFILLTVLPWSFKFLWAPAVERFRSPHGGVRRTRTTVAIFGTLAVCAILATALIGPTALGPLTVAIMVASFSSATLDIACDGHAVESVAGRDRGLANAAQVGGAYLGSAIGGGLYLVLLDHFGWRPSTLAMAAVLLVLAAPFLTAPDGARIDRADRPRQSLRHALKRPAVRSGLLLVGLFVLGQKWAMVLIGPFLIDRGLSLSTIGTVNGIGITALGLAGALGGGVVLRRFSVLGVMSAALAVQGVVMFALAVFAASGDVAPAALVATTLVSSGSLALGFVALYSDLMGRASADQAGVDFTLFQSMDAIVSLIGWRLVGLFGDALGFAACFAGSGLLALLALGLLPIVAGRNRGETDGHG; from the coding sequence GTGAGCGCGGTCGCCGCCGCGGACGACGCGCCGCCCGCCGCAAGGCCGGCGGCGCGCCTGCTGATCGGGCTGGGCGGGCTCTATGTCGCCCAGAGCGTGATCGGCGGGGTGGTCTTCACCGGACTTCCGGCGGTGATGCGCCAGAACGGCGCCTCGCTCGGCGACATCGCCTTCATCCTGCTGACCGTGCTGCCCTGGTCGTTCAAGTTCCTCTGGGCCCCCGCGGTGGAACGCTTCCGGTCGCCGCATGGCGGGGTCCGGCGCACACGCACCACCGTCGCAATCTTCGGCACGCTCGCCGTCTGCGCGATCCTGGCGACCGCCCTGATCGGCCCGACCGCGCTCGGCCCCCTGACGGTCGCCATCATGGTCGCCTCCTTCTCGTCGGCGACCCTCGACATCGCCTGCGACGGCCATGCGGTGGAGAGCGTCGCCGGCAGGGATCGCGGCCTCGCCAATGCGGCCCAGGTCGGCGGCGCCTATCTCGGCTCCGCGATCGGCGGCGGCCTGTATCTGGTCCTGCTCGACCATTTCGGCTGGCGCCCCTCGACCCTGGCGATGGCGGCCGTCCTCCTCGTGCTGGCGGCGCCGTTCCTGACCGCCCCGGACGGCGCCCGCATCGACCGTGCCGACAGGCCGCGGCAATCGCTGCGTCACGCGCTGAAGCGGCCGGCGGTGCGGTCGGGCCTGTTGCTGGTCGGCCTTTTCGTGCTCGGCCAGAAATGGGCCATGGTGCTGATCGGCCCCTTCCTGATCGACCGGGGCCTCAGTCTCTCGACGATCGGCACCGTCAACGGCATCGGCATTACCGCCCTTGGCCTCGCCGGTGCGCTCGGCGGCGGCGTCGTACTGCGCCGGTTCAGCGTCTTGGGCGTCATGTCGGCCGCACTCGCCGTGCAGGGCGTCGTCATGTTCGCCCTCGCCGTCTTCGCCGCCTCGGGCGACGTTGCACCCGCCGCCCTCGTGGCGACCACGCTGGTCTCTTCAGGCAGCTTGGCACTCGGCTTCGTCGCCCTCTACTCGGATTTGATGGGCCGCGCGTCGGCCGATCAGGCCGGGGTCGACTTCACCCTGTTCCAGAGCATGGACGCGATCGTCAGCCTGATCGGCTGGCGCCTGGTCGGCCTGTTCGGCGACGCGCTCGGCTTCGCCGCCTGCTTCGCCGGTTCCGGCCTGCTCGCGCTGCTGGCACTCGGACTGCTCCCGATCGTTGCTGGACGAAATCGTGGCGAGACCGATGGGCACGGCTGA
- a CDS encoding MBL fold metallo-hydrolase: MATEPRARRKRSPKPAGSAPEPPAPAPDPAPGPTPLPPDRIAVRMYRDILGDCFLLRIPADEGRVHVLIDCGILQGMPAAEARARRIMADIARETRHLDVLIVTHEHWDHLSGFRQASDIFDTLTIGELWLAWTEDDRDELARRLRAGRESALKVIERSFAAIAKTSALAAGAEEDDEDDEMAPATFGRMDGVAGLMAFAGRAPGLAATGGTGTILDMLRAKAAKIRFLKPGETPLHLPGSVACRAHILGPPRDEARLKRSNPSKARPEVYQLADDTVGDDIFFLAALPLEDTDPVALNLARPFARKYLLSADDPRTAVVDSEERDALDTFVARYEDPAEAWRRIDDDWLGAGEQLALKLDSDTNNTSLAIAFEIGLGPASRVLLFPGDAQVGNWLSWGDYRWLDDRDKPDSALGIEDLLAKTVLYKVGHHGSHNATLRERGLELMTNENLVAMIPVAEDFARSSKHWNMPFPSLLERLEMKTGGRILRADRRRADLEAAAAARAGKSGELSRAAWDSFLDMVADVAGDAEPVAIEYAIRV, translated from the coding sequence ATGGCCACTGAGCCCCGTGCCCGCCGCAAGCGCAGCCCGAAGCCCGCCGGCAGCGCGCCGGAACCGCCCGCCCCGGCGCCCGATCCGGCACCCGGCCCGACGCCGCTGCCGCCGGACCGCATCGCGGTCCGGATGTATCGAGACATTCTGGGCGACTGCTTCCTGCTGCGCATCCCGGCCGACGAAGGGCGGGTGCATGTCCTGATCGACTGCGGCATCCTGCAGGGCATGCCGGCGGCGGAGGCGCGGGCGCGGCGGATCATGGCCGACATCGCCCGGGAGACGCGCCACCTCGACGTGCTGATCGTCACGCACGAACACTGGGATCATCTGTCCGGTTTCCGGCAGGCCTCCGACATCTTCGACACGCTCACGATCGGCGAATTGTGGCTCGCCTGGACCGAGGACGACCGCGACGAATTGGCAAGGCGCCTGCGTGCCGGGCGCGAGAGCGCGCTGAAGGTGATCGAACGGAGTTTCGCGGCGATCGCGAAGACCTCGGCGCTGGCAGCCGGCGCGGAGGAGGACGACGAGGACGACGAGATGGCGCCGGCGACCTTCGGGCGGATGGACGGCGTCGCCGGCCTGATGGCTTTTGCCGGCCGTGCCCCCGGCCTCGCCGCTACCGGCGGCACCGGCACCATCCTCGACATGCTGCGCGCCAAGGCGGCCAAGATCCGCTTCCTGAAGCCCGGCGAGACGCCCTTGCACCTGCCCGGTTCGGTCGCGTGCCGCGCCCATATCCTGGGGCCGCCGCGCGACGAGGCGCGTCTGAAGCGCAGCAATCCGAGCAAGGCCCGCCCGGAGGTCTACCAACTGGCCGACGACACCGTCGGCGACGACATCTTCTTTCTGGCCGCCCTGCCGTTGGAGGACACCGACCCGGTGGCCCTCAACCTGGCCCGGCCCTTCGCCCGGAAATACCTTCTGAGCGCCGATGACCCTCGCACCGCCGTCGTCGACAGTGAGGAACGCGATGCGCTGGACACCTTCGTCGCCCGCTACGAAGATCCGGCCGAGGCCTGGCGGCGGATCGACGACGACTGGCTCGGCGCCGGCGAACAGCTCGCGCTGAAACTCGATTCCGACACCAACAACACCAGCCTGGCGATCGCCTTCGAGATCGGCCTCGGGCCGGCCAGCCGCGTGCTGCTCTTCCCCGGCGACGCCCAGGTCGGCAACTGGCTGTCCTGGGGCGACTACCGCTGGCTCGACGATAGGGACAAGCCCGACTCCGCGCTCGGTATCGAGGACCTGCTCGCGAAGACCGTCCTCTACAAGGTCGGCCATCACGGCAGCCATAACGCCACCCTGCGCGAACGCGGCCTCGAACTGATGACCAACGAGAATCTGGTCGCGATGATCCCGGTCGCGGAGGATTTCGCCCGCAGCAGCAAGCATTGGAACATGCCGTTCCCCTCCCTGCTGGAACGTCTTGAGATGAAGACCGGCGGCCGCATCCTGCGCGCGGATCGGCGCCGCGCCGATCTCGAGGCGGCGGCCGCCGCAAGGGCCGGCAAGTCCGGCGAACTGTCGCGCGCTGCCTGGGACTCGTTTCTCGACATGGTTGCGGATGTCGCGGGCGATGCGGAGCCGGTGGCGATCGAATACGCGATCCGCGTCTGA
- a CDS encoding inositol phosphate phosphatase SopB has protein sequence MAIGIESFRQSGDRLVLAQNHGGQPTGVVNAKLPFKDRFVNFFKSGDDRYGTQQQRTENATFKTAFLRALEKSEGPEVARRAVQMAGAERFMMSAKPMSERKVKEILDAAQHIRKNAVVYNQNITKDYLRATGTPSLQHAFQQVVNGALPNAVMRDPDLIKAVKKEIQFSDNYPRHRMGVDEIDAAARRGIQKYLERRQGNFAEAHPGLNAMLNAHPGICTKDNAYGCDDLIGKLDPGQNHALGLEPQAFRDESTRALQLIRDNAAILGRNSFTPEGWTAQENEIGDALMNLQLVKAGLGNLAGNDVPASQVGLDLVQHLITEVDHQIDQLHAKFGYIQDMRDADPLSNKMVAYSNMLWAHAVGFIIDDAIAQLQQQPNTANAIQVLQQSKTNYTHARTLDYTNAPPGRTIMPGQVDKSQHPATLGKSNATASVRNALNQAGFSDAQIEEMTSSKALGKARQRALNQNPDWAPVQRKMIVSRDGVTRTYQSHIKPGASINGRFARRYAQNGPLEHNGPNHSPTSGISSATKGDLYHARNLKVSELYRDDGHGNLTPKTKVIGHGVLDMWEIQDPQERQRANERGATEVLEAAVTTNDRIMQTALTRKDNQDPTPVKVTHVSVNLITPASIREIPLLRGKLPDYQENTYTQAQFQSFDTASHQGQPMTMKVDDERVQGNVQQDQDINVQVDVISFSFGINPLATGTFGSVLGGWGNVYEHNRGMMVKFVGDLGEGEFGSAGTRPGGFIGTVFDRLDPNVPAEKDLMDKIADQTNTVRQMFTHETFKKGNGDPAKMGRHILALQSLAEEALALKNVTDEAATMSKGCKSDKDRGGVTDVELKHLLITDDMGGRITPDTTLERQDQENYYVVASSSGQLENQRLNTGLAGSKEAGKLADRIPSKTVRTFLSGLGTFASE, from the coding sequence ATGGCCATCGGCATCGAATCCTTCCGACAGTCCGGCGACCGGCTGGTTCTGGCCCAGAACCACGGGGGGCAGCCGACCGGCGTGGTCAACGCCAAGCTGCCTTTCAAGGATCGCTTCGTCAATTTCTTCAAGTCCGGCGACGACCGCTACGGCACGCAGCAGCAGCGCACCGAGAACGCCACGTTCAAGACCGCCTTCCTGCGCGCGCTGGAGAAGTCCGAGGGGCCGGAGGTGGCGCGGCGCGCCGTGCAGATGGCCGGCGCCGAGCGCTTCATGATGAGCGCCAAGCCGATGAGCGAGCGCAAGGTCAAGGAGATCCTCGACGCCGCGCAGCACATCCGCAAGAACGCCGTCGTCTACAATCAGAACATCACCAAGGACTACCTGCGCGCGACCGGCACGCCGTCGCTGCAGCACGCCTTCCAGCAGGTGGTCAACGGCGCGCTGCCCAACGCGGTGATGCGCGATCCCGACCTGATCAAGGCGGTGAAGAAGGAAATCCAGTTCAGCGACAACTATCCGCGCCATCGGATGGGCGTCGACGAGATCGACGCGGCCGCGCGCCGCGGCATCCAGAAATATCTGGAACGGCGCCAGGGCAATTTCGCGGAAGCCCATCCCGGCCTCAACGCGATGCTCAATGCCCATCCGGGCATCTGCACCAAGGACAACGCCTATGGCTGCGACGACCTGATCGGCAAGCTCGATCCGGGCCAGAACCACGCGCTCGGCCTCGAACCGCAGGCGTTCCGGGACGAATCGACCCGCGCCCTGCAACTGATCCGCGATAATGCCGCGATCCTCGGCCGCAACAGCTTCACGCCGGAAGGCTGGACCGCGCAGGAGAACGAGATCGGCGACGCGCTGATGAACCTGCAACTGGTCAAGGCCGGGCTCGGCAATCTCGCCGGCAACGACGTGCCGGCCTCGCAGGTCGGCCTCGACCTGGTCCAGCACCTGATCACCGAAGTCGATCACCAGATCGATCAGCTGCACGCCAAGTTCGGCTACATCCAGGACATGCGCGACGCCGATCCGCTCAGCAACAAGATGGTCGCCTATTCGAACATGCTCTGGGCTCATGCGGTCGGCTTTATCATCGACGACGCCATCGCCCAGTTGCAGCAGCAACCCAATACTGCGAACGCGATCCAGGTGTTGCAGCAGTCCAAGACCAACTACACCCACGCCCGCACGCTGGACTACACCAACGCGCCTCCGGGCCGCACGATCATGCCCGGCCAGGTCGACAAGTCGCAGCATCCCGCCACGCTCGGCAAGTCCAACGCCACGGCGTCGGTGCGCAACGCGCTGAATCAGGCCGGCTTCTCGGATGCCCAGATCGAGGAGATGACCAGCAGCAAGGCGCTCGGCAAGGCTCGCCAGCGCGCCCTCAACCAGAACCCGGACTGGGCGCCGGTGCAGCGCAAGATGATCGTCAGCCGCGACGGCGTCACCCGCACCTACCAGTCGCATATCAAGCCGGGTGCCTCGATCAACGGCCGCTTCGCCCGCCGCTATGCGCAGAACGGACCGCTGGAGCATAACGGACCGAACCATTCCCCGACTTCGGGCATCAGCTCGGCGACCAAGGGCGATCTCTACCACGCCCGCAACCTGAAGGTCAGCGAACTCTACCGCGACGACGGCCACGGCAATCTTACGCCGAAGACCAAGGTGATCGGCCATGGCGTGCTCGACATGTGGGAGATCCAGGACCCGCAGGAGCGGCAGCGGGCCAACGAGCGCGGCGCCACCGAGGTGCTGGAGGCGGCGGTCACGACCAACGACCGCATCATGCAGACGGCCCTGACGCGAAAGGACAACCAAGACCCCACGCCCGTCAAGGTCACGCATGTCAGCGTCAACCTGATCACGCCGGCCAGCATCCGCGAGATTCCGCTGCTGCGCGGCAAGCTGCCCGACTATCAGGAGAACACCTATACGCAAGCGCAGTTCCAGTCCTTCGACACGGCCAGCCATCAGGGCCAGCCGATGACCATGAAGGTCGACGATGAGCGCGTGCAGGGCAACGTCCAGCAGGACCAGGACATCAACGTCCAGGTCGACGTGATCAGCTTCTCCTTCGGCATCAACCCGCTCGCCACCGGCACTTTCGGCAGCGTGCTCGGCGGCTGGGGCAACGTCTACGAACACAACCGCGGCATGATGGTGAAGTTCGTCGGCGATCTCGGCGAGGGCGAATTCGGTTCCGCCGGCACCCGCCCGGGCGGCTTCATCGGCACGGTCTTCGACCGGCTCGATCCCAATGTGCCGGCCGAAAAGGACCTGATGGACAAGATCGCCGACCAGACCAACACGGTCCGGCAGATGTTCACCCACGAGACCTTCAAGAAGGGCAACGGCGACCCGGCCAAGATGGGCCGCCACATCCTGGCGCTGCAGTCGCTGGCCGAAGAGGCGCTGGCGCTGAAGAACGTCACCGACGAGGCCGCGACCATGTCGAAGGGCTGCAAGTCGGACAAGGACCGCGGCGGCGTCACCGACGTGGAACTGAAGCACCTCCTGATCACCGACGACATGGGTGGCCGGATCACGCCGGACACCACCCTGGAGCGGCAGGACCAGGAGAACTACTACGTCGTGGCGTCGAGCTCCGGCCAGTTGGAGAACCAGCGTCTGAACACCGGCCTGGCCGGTTCGAAGGAAGCCGGCAAGCTGGCGGACCGCATCCCGTCCAAGACCGTACGCACCTTCCTGTCGGGCCTCGGCACCTTCGCGTCCGAATAG